A DNA window from Ostrea edulis chromosome 5, xbOstEdul1.1, whole genome shotgun sequence contains the following coding sequences:
- the LOC125649824 gene encoding uncharacterized protein LOC125649824: MYWVAASTPDGNGEVMWAKWESVENHIHNVHTGHNTLFPTCAHSTLEGNEQKKWLKAGSKASEKMSDLILSKQMKKDIPKLSPLFQTSQIEAFHSTINHFAPKMVSFSYHGMYCRLMMAAIHYNENASRSQATTRDGDLQYKISFPKFKQGDYSVRKVTVEPTYE; encoded by the exons ATGTACTGGGTTGCGGCCTCCACACCAGATGGGAATGGAGAGGTGATGTGGGCCAAATGGGAGTCAGTCGAAAACCACATCCACAATGTCCACACCGGCCACAACACTTTATTTCCAACATGTGCCCACAGCACCCTTGAAGGCAATGAGCAGAAGAAGTGGTTGAAAGCAG GATCAAAAGCCAGTGAGAAGATGTCAGATCTGATACTCTCCAAACAGATGAAGAAGGACATCCCGAAGCTTTCCCCCCTCTTCCAGACTTCCCAGATTGAGGCGTTCCACAGCACCATCAACCATTTTGCCCCAAAGATGGTTTCATTTTCATACCATGGCATGTATTGTAG GCTAATGATGGCTGCCATTCACTACAACGAGAATGCATCCAGGTCACAAGCTACTACTAGAGATGGTGACCTGCAGTACAAGATAAGTTTCCCAAAATTTAAGCAGGGCGACTATAGTGTTCGGAAGGTTACAGTGGAGCCTACATACG AATAA
- the LOC125649828 gene encoding P2X purinoceptor 7-like, whose translation MANVRHRDSRSSTSSDIGLHMSFEVSSCDDSDGEDLQDIVPYQFEPEASESNESEQDSSLGGSDEDQPRLDNTDWCTCGYCVLMPTQRESICCCEIDRVNNKKDSSDRKLSCITQHPGFSSVCLDVYVLETAYYQYRSQYGELQTSIEERNRYTSYRQLVRWCWGYLGKNVRVPLPSCAVQKIRAAFPSEDYEGFRDPQ comes from the exons ATGGCCAACGTAAGACATAGAGATAGCAGATCGTCAACTTCTTCCGACATCGGACTTCACATGTCGTTTGAAGTCTCATCTTGTGACGATAGCGACGGAGAAGACCTGCAGGACATTGTTCCTTACCAGTTTGAACCTGAGGCTTCTGAATCGAATGAAAGCGAGCAAGATTCCTCGCTTGGGGGAAGCGACGAAGATCAGCCGAGACTGGACAACACCGATTG GTGTACTTGTGGATACTGTGTACTAATGCCTACACAGAGGGAGAGCATCTGCTGTTGTGAAATTGACAGAGTCAACAACAAAAAGGATTCATCCGACCGAAAGCTTTCCTGCATCACTCAGCATCCTGGATTCTCATCGGTGTGCCTAGATGTGTATGTGCTTGAGACAGCCTACTATCAGTACCGCTCCCAGTATGGAGAATTACAGACCAGCATTGAAGA AAGGAACAGATATACATCATATCGACAACTTGTGCGCTGGTGCTGGGGCTACCTTGGGAAAAATGTCAGAGTCCCCTTACCATCTTGTGCTGTTCAAAAGATAAGAGCTGCATTTCCATCTGAGGACTATGAGGGTTTCAGGGACCCACAATAA